The Selenihalanaerobacter shriftii nucleotide sequence CGATTAGCTATGAGTCAGCAGGTTATGGGGTTACCATCGATGGTATTCTATGTTGATGGAGAAAAGAAATCACATTTAAGTGGAGATGAGTTGACAGCGGAAGAGATTGAAGAAGAGATTAAAAAATATCTTTAAAAAGAAGATTTCTAATTAAAACGGAGGTGTAAAAATTGACTTCACCAGTTATTAAAGGTACTAGCTATGTTTTAGTTCATGCGGCTAATAATTTATTACATCATGGTTCTACACAGGTTATGGAACGAGATAAAGATGCAGATAGTGAATATTTAAAGAAACTACCTGATTATTTAAGGAGTTATGAAGATGTAGTAGCTTATAGTCCAAACCAAGCTTATATTGGTAATATTTCTGTAGAAGAGTTAGACGGAATAGAACAACCGTGGTATGAAAACTCTATTGATGAAGCAGAACGTTTTAGTGATTGGGGAGAGATTATGCCTGAGGATGAGTTTTATGGTCTACTAAAGATAGTTGATGCTTTTGATTTAGTACAATTAAGTGATGAATTTGCTAGTAAAATAAAGAAAAAATTAGCTGGACATTCATTGTTGACAAAAGACCATATAGAAAAGATTACAGGTGTAGAAAGTGAAACTATTAAAGAGGTAGTAGATGAAGATACAGCTGAAGCCCTTTTCGTAGATGGTGAATTAGTAGGCTGTGTTAAGCAAGCTCATGACACAGATATTAATCTATCAGCTCATGTTATGTTAGAAAATTTAGTAGTTAAAGCATCTGGTGTACTTTCATTACTTCATTTAGGAAAACAAGATGGAGTTGACTTAGAAGAAGTAGATTATGTAATTGAAGTTTCAGAAGAAGCTTGTGGTGACATTAATCAGCGTGGTGGAGGTAATTTTGCCAAAGCTATTGCGGAAATAGCTGGTTGTGAGCAGGCTACTGGTTCTGATACTCGTAGTTTCTGTGCTGGCCCGACTCATGGTTTAATTAATGCTGCTGGCTTAGTGAAGTCAGGTATCTATGACAATGTAGTAGTAGTAGCCGGTGGTTCTACAGCTAAGCTAGGTATGAATGGAAAAGATCATGTAGCTAAAGAGATACCTCCTTTAGAGGATTGTTTAGGTGGATTTGCTGTTTTAATTAGTAAAGATGATGGAGTAAATCCAGTGATAAGAACAGATGCTATTGGAAGACATAAAGTGTCGACTGGTTCATCACCGCAAGCGGTAATTAGTTCTTTAGTTACAGAACCTTTAGATGGAATAGGGTTAAAGATTACTGATATCGATAAGTATTCAGTAGAGATGCAGAATCCAGAGATTACAAAACCAGCTGGTGCTGGCGATGTACCTGCTTCTAACTATAAGATGATTGCTGCTTTAGGAGTTAAAAGAGGTGACTTAGAGCGTAGTGATCTAATGAATTTCGTTAATGAACATGGTATGCCTGGTTTTGCTCCAACACAGGGTCATATTCCATCGGGAGTTCCATTTATCGGTCATGCTCGTCAGATGATGAAAGCTGATGAAATAGAAAAAGCTATGATCATTGGTAAAGGAAGTCTTTTCTTAGGAAGAATGACTAATCTATTCGATGGTGTTTCCTTTATTATAGAAGAAAATATGGGACAGAGTGAAGAAACAAGTGTTAGTGAAGATGAAATTAAAGGGATAGTGGCTACAGCTATGCGTGATTTAGCGCAATCACTATTAACTGAAGAAGAATAAGATAGAAGTTATTTATTAGGAGGTGAAAGAATGGCTACTAAAACAGCAAAAGAGAAAGTCTCTGAAGTCTTTAACCAAGTTGCTGATGCACTTGAATCAGGAGAATATGGAGAAAAGACTAAAGTAGGTATTACTACCTTAGGTAGTGAACATGGTATAGAAGAGGTAGTAAAAGGAGCCGAATTAGCAGCTAAACAGAATTCTGATATTGAAGTAGTATTAATTGGCCCGAAAATAGAGACTGATCTTACAATAATTACTGAAACTGATTGTGAAGAAAGAGCACACGAAAAGATGGAAGAGTTATTACAAGCAGGAGAGATTGATGCTTGTGTTACTAATCATTTTAATTTTCCAATTGGAGTTTCTACTGTAGGCCGTATTGTTACTCCTGGTAGAGGGCAAGAGCTAATTATAGCTACTTCTACTGGTACTTCTGCAACTCATCGAATTAGTGCTATGATTAAGAATGCCATTTATGGAATTATTACTGCTAAGGCTATCGGTCAAGAAGAGCCAACAGTAGGTATTTTGAATGTTGATGGTGCTCGCCAAGTTGAGAAGGCACTAAAAAAGTTAGATGAGAACGGTTATGAGATTAATTTTGCAGAATCAATTCGTTCTGATGGTGGGTGTGTCATGCGCGGCAATGACCTTTTAGTAGCATCTGCTGACGTAATGGTGACAGACACTCTAACTGGAAACTTATTATTGAAGGTCTTTTCCGCCTTTAATACTGGTGGTAGTTATGAAGCTTTAGGTTACGGTTATGGACCAGGAGTTGGTGAAGACTATGACCAGATTATTAATATTATTTCCCGAGCTTCCGGAGCGCCTGTAATTGCAGGTGCCATAAGATATGCTGCTGATGCAGCCCAAGGAGATATTATTGAAGTTGTTCAAAAAGAATTTGAAGCAGTTAAGAAAGCAGGGCTAGATGAGATAATAACTGATATTGAAAGCAGCAATACTGAAAAAACAGCAGAGGAAGTCTCTCCTCCCCCTTCTAAGACAGTAACAGAGGAGATTTCCGGTCTAGATATTTTAACTTTAGACGATGCTGTACAGACTTTATGGAAAGAAGAAATTTATGCTGAAACTGGAATGGGCTGTACAGGTCCTGTAGTCTTAATTGCTCCTGAAGACGAAGAGGAAGCTACTCAAATTTTAAAAGAGAATGATTTTATTGCTTAATAAAGTTTTATTATCTAATCTTAAAAAAGGCTGCCTATAATAGGTAGCCTTTTTGTCATCTATATAGTTATATTCTATTTTGTTTAGAAGCCATTTGTTCTTTCCTTTAAAATAGACCTGATATGTTTCATAGTTCGTTGCACAGCCTCATCTGTAGAACAGTCTAGTCTATTATTGATTATTAGAGAAAGCATTCCCTGATAAATTAACCTAATTAATTGATTACAGTTATCAAAATAATTATAATAGGTAAGATAGTAGAATTAATTACTGAGATAGCTGATCAGACAAATTTATTAGCTTTAAATGCTGCAATTGAAGCAGCAAGAGCTGGGGAACATGGACAAAGTTTTGCAGTAGTAACTGAAGAAATTCAGAATTTAGCAGAAGAGACTGCTAATGCTACAGAAGATATAGCTAAATTGATTAGAAAAAATTAGAATGAATCACAGGAAGCTATTAATACTATAGAAAAAGGAGTAGCAGTAGGCGAGAAGATAATTGATGAGGCAGTATAAGCTTTTAAAGAGATAAATGATGCTATTGATAAGACTATATAATTTAGATTGAGGACACCCTCACAGTATTTTTTATTAGCAGGAAAATTCATTCTAACCAAGAATATTATTTAAGTAGATAGTGGAAAAATATATTAAATTCGAGAATAAAAATAGAATTAGAGGTGGAAGTATGGAAACTTATTTACGACAAATTCCTGCTGTTGATAAAGTTTTACAACAGGAAGATATCAAGAATTTAGTTTATGAATATTCTCATCAAGTAGTTGTAGATGCAATTAGGGATGTTAATCAGAACTTAAGAAATAAAATTTTAAATAAAGATATTCAAGATGATTTTGATGTGTCAATGTATAATGTCGTTAAGTTAGTAAAGAATAGGCTTGATAAGTGGTTACAGCCAAATCTTAGGCGAGTTATTAATGGTACTGGGGTAGTATTACATACTAATTTAGGGCGTTCATTATTAGCTAAGTCAGCTCAGAAGAGGTTAGTAGAAGTAGCTAATAATTACTCTACTTTAGAGATAGATGTTGAAAGTGGAGAAAGAGGATCAAGGTATGAACATGTAACAGGATTATTAACTTATTTAACGGGGGCTGAAGATAGTTTAGTAGTTAATAATAATGCTGGAGCTGTTTTATTAGCTTTAAATACATTAGCTAAAGGGGAAGAAGTGGTTATTTCTAGAGGTCAATTAGTGGAGATTGGAGGATCATTTAGAATTCCAGAAGTAATGGAGCAAAGTGGTGCAAAGTTAGTAGAAGTGGGAGCTACTAACAAGACTCATTTAGGAGATTATGAAGCGGCTATTAGTGATGAGACAGGTTTATTTTTGCGAGTTCATACTAGTAATTATCGGATTGTTGGTTTTTCTAAGGAGGTTTCTTTACAGGAACTAGTGAATTTAGGTCATGAAAAAGGCTTACCAGTGTTAGATGATTTAGGAAGTGGAACTTTAATTGATTTTAGTCAGTATGGTTTTAGCCCAGAGCCTACTGTTCAAGAGAGTATAGAAACGGGGGTAGATGTAGTAACTTTTAGTGGTGATAAATTACTAGGAGGACCACAGGCAGGGATTATTGTAGGAAAAAAAGAGTATATAGAAAAGATGAAGAAGAATCCATTAACGAGAGCTTTACGGGTTGATAAATTTACTTTAGCTACTTTAGAAGAGACTTTAAGACTTTATTTAGACTTTGAGACTGCCTTAGAAGAAGTTCCTACTTTACGGTTATTGACTTTAGAACCTGAAGAGTTGGAAATTAAGGCTAAGGAGTTAGCTGAAAGTTTAGATGAGTTGAGTAATGATGTGAAAGTAGAAGTAGAGAAAGGTTATTCGCAGGTAGGTGGGGGAGCATTTCCAAGCGAGTCCTTACCAACTTCTTTAGTTAAAATTTCAGTTAATAACTTAACAGCAGAAGAACTAGGAGATAGTTTACGAGATTTAAACCCACCTTTATTTACCAGAATTCAGTCGGAAAAAGTAATTATTGACCCAAGAACTATTCATGAAGAGGAAATTGATATTATAATTTCTCATTTTGCTACTTTAATAGGAGAGGGTAGAGTATGAAACATTTAATTTTAGGAACTGCTGGTCATATTGATCATGGTAAAACTACTCTTATTCAGAAGTTAACAGGTGCTGAAACAGATAGATTAAGTGAAGAGCAAGAACGTGGTATTTCAATTGATTTAGGTTTTGCTTCTTTAAATTTAGACAATGGGGTAGAATTAGGAATTATAGATGTACCTGGTCATGAAAAATTTGTTAAGAATATGTTGGCTGGAGCTGGAGGAGTTGATTTAGCTCTTTTAGTAGTAGCTGCTGATGAAGGAGTTATGCCGCAAACAGTTGAACATCTTAATATCTTGGAGCTATTAGGAGTTGAAATAGGAGTAGTTGCTATTACTAAAGCTGATTTAGTAGAAGAAGAGTGGTTAGAATTAGTTAAAGAGGATATTAGAGAAAATTTAGCAGAGACTTTTTTAGAAGATGCTCCTTTAGTACCAGTCTCTGGAGTAACTGGTACTGGTATTGATAGGTTGATTGCACAATTAGAAGCATTAGCTGAAAAATTGGAGACTAAGGAGCAGAATGATAATTTGTATTTACCTATTGATAGATCATTTTCAGTGGCTGGTTTTGGAACAGTAATTACTGGTACTTTGATGGCTGGTAAATTAGAAGAAGGTACTAGAGCAATCATTTACCCACAGGAAAAAGAAGTGGAAATTAGAAATATTCAAGTTCATAATGAGTCAGTCAAGGAAGCAGTAGCTGGTCAGAGGACAGGAGTTAATTTAAATGGAGTAGATGTTAGCGAAATTAATAGAGGAGATATTCTGGCTACTCCGAAATCATTAACTCCAACGACTTTAATAGATGTTAAGTTGGAACTATTAGGTAAAGCGCCTTTGAATCTAGAGTATAATGATCGATTACGAATCCATATTGGTGCAAGAGAGGTGTTTGGTAGAATTAGTATTTTAAATGAAGAG carries:
- the grdC gene encoding glycine/sarcosine/betaine reductase complex component C subunit beta produces the protein MTSPVIKGTSYVLVHAANNLLHHGSTQVMERDKDADSEYLKKLPDYLRSYEDVVAYSPNQAYIGNISVEELDGIEQPWYENSIDEAERFSDWGEIMPEDEFYGLLKIVDAFDLVQLSDEFASKIKKKLAGHSLLTKDHIEKITGVESETIKEVVDEDTAEALFVDGELVGCVKQAHDTDINLSAHVMLENLVVKASGVLSLLHLGKQDGVDLEEVDYVIEVSEEACGDINQRGGGNFAKAIAEIAGCEQATGSDTRSFCAGPTHGLINAAGLVKSGIYDNVVVVAGGSTAKLGMNGKDHVAKEIPPLEDCLGGFAVLISKDDGVNPVIRTDAIGRHKVSTGSSPQAVISSLVTEPLDGIGLKITDIDKYSVEMQNPEITKPAGAGDVPASNYKMIAALGVKRGDLERSDLMNFVNEHGMPGFAPTQGHIPSGVPFIGHARQMMKADEIEKAMIIGKGSLFLGRMTNLFDGVSFIIEENMGQSEETSVSEDEIKGIVATAMRDLAQSLLTEEE
- the grdD gene encoding glycine/sarcosine/betaine reductase complex component C subunit alpha, whose product is MATKTAKEKVSEVFNQVADALESGEYGEKTKVGITTLGSEHGIEEVVKGAELAAKQNSDIEVVLIGPKIETDLTIITETDCEERAHEKMEELLQAGEIDACVTNHFNFPIGVSTVGRIVTPGRGQELIIATSTGTSATHRISAMIKNAIYGIITAKAIGQEEPTVGILNVDGARQVEKALKKLDENGYEINFAESIRSDGGCVMRGNDLLVASADVMVTDTLTGNLLLKVFSAFNTGGSYEALGYGYGPGVGEDYDQIINIISRASGAPVIAGAIRYAADAAQGDIIEVVQKEFEAVKKAGLDEIITDIESSNTEKTAEEVSPPPSKTVTEEISGLDILTLDDAVQTLWKEEIYAETGMGCTGPVVLIAPEDEEEATQILKENDFIA
- the selA gene encoding L-seryl-tRNA(Sec) selenium transferase, translated to METYLRQIPAVDKVLQQEDIKNLVYEYSHQVVVDAIRDVNQNLRNKILNKDIQDDFDVSMYNVVKLVKNRLDKWLQPNLRRVINGTGVVLHTNLGRSLLAKSAQKRLVEVANNYSTLEIDVESGERGSRYEHVTGLLTYLTGAEDSLVVNNNAGAVLLALNTLAKGEEVVISRGQLVEIGGSFRIPEVMEQSGAKLVEVGATNKTHLGDYEAAISDETGLFLRVHTSNYRIVGFSKEVSLQELVNLGHEKGLPVLDDLGSGTLIDFSQYGFSPEPTVQESIETGVDVVTFSGDKLLGGPQAGIIVGKKEYIEKMKKNPLTRALRVDKFTLATLEETLRLYLDFETALEEVPTLRLLTLEPEELEIKAKELAESLDELSNDVKVEVEKGYSQVGGGAFPSESLPTSLVKISVNNLTAEELGDSLRDLNPPLFTRIQSEKVIIDPRTIHEEEIDIIISHFATLIGEGRV